Proteins encoded together in one Synechococcus sp. A15-62 window:
- a CDS encoding 2Fe-2S iron-sulfur cluster-binding protein: MTSIPVRWPDGRITHETIGQDWLVAASGAGISIPTGCLGGSCGSCEIDVNGKTVRACISTIPASKSAKLSVEFATDPHW; this comes from the coding sequence ATGACCTCGATTCCTGTGCGCTGGCCCGATGGGCGCATCACCCACGAAACCATTGGCCAGGACTGGTTGGTGGCCGCCAGTGGAGCGGGCATCAGCATTCCCACCGGTTGCCTGGGGGGCAGCTGCGGGTCCTGCGAGATCGACGTGAACGGCAAGACGGTGCGTGCCTGCATCAGCACCATTCCGGCGTCGAAATCAGCGAAACTGAGCGTTGAATTCGCCACCGACCCTCACTGGTGA
- a CDS encoding carboxysome shell carbonic anhydrase, with translation MVRSKPLRGGRPQAPSAPTRRQLQQLAPSSDSLQTTSEVESSTRKAALDRRRALTTAGKAAQLGGGSVGGGRIRSSKDVQRPAPSQPNWVRREKAVTRAVPFNLSRSSLPITHRRHPLTDAAANARLQAYEQEIKGRFDRIVPLLQQVSALQHETDFIPQAQRLCRAELGFDLPDHILQRAWVRPLDMRALFAWCVFESHRLFSDRFFQDDPLDAGTGSAASREFEQFLLDCGIHLLDLTPCADGRLAHTVAYALRIPFSAVRRRSHAGAMFDVENTVNRWVKTEHRRYREGSPNPSTEPTRYLKAVTYHFSSLDPSHQGCAAHGSNDELAAAAGHQRLLDFRESVENSFCCGASVDLLLIGLDTDTDAIRVHPPSRDSEMVLDRWLCARELHAATASMSADQAMAQIAEAVESSAPGPMDAGMVSFLTRLLANNFSQIDYVQDLHGGTYPDAGHAERFIGVGIGFKEVHLRNLTYFAHLDTVEEGAPDLDVGVKIFKGLNVSRDLPIPVVVRFDYSGRVPGARERAIADCQRVNRAIADRYAALVDEGLLHTCLTIRDRNQTAPAEVVGSTLDPQLPEAH, from the coding sequence ATGGTTCGCTCCAAGCCTCTCCGTGGCGGGCGACCTCAGGCCCCCTCGGCACCCACCCGTCGCCAGCTTCAACAGCTGGCTCCAAGCTCTGATTCCCTTCAGACCACCTCTGAAGTCGAGTCCTCCACCCGCAAGGCCGCTCTGGATCGCCGCCGTGCCCTCACCACCGCGGGTAAGGCCGCTCAACTCGGTGGCGGCTCGGTTGGTGGTGGTCGGATTCGCTCAAGCAAGGACGTTCAGCGCCCCGCTCCCTCTCAGCCGAACTGGGTCCGCCGTGAGAAGGCAGTCACCCGGGCCGTTCCTTTCAACCTGAGCCGAAGCTCTCTGCCGATCACCCATCGGCGCCATCCGTTGACAGATGCAGCGGCGAATGCACGGCTTCAGGCCTACGAGCAGGAGATCAAGGGCCGCTTTGATCGGATCGTTCCCCTGCTCCAGCAGGTTTCAGCGCTTCAGCACGAAACCGATTTCATTCCCCAGGCCCAGCGGTTGTGCCGGGCCGAACTCGGCTTTGATCTGCCGGATCACATCTTGCAGCGGGCCTGGGTTCGGCCCCTCGACATGCGCGCCCTGTTCGCCTGGTGCGTGTTCGAAAGCCACCGTCTGTTCAGTGACCGCTTCTTCCAGGACGACCCCCTGGATGCCGGAACGGGCAGTGCTGCTTCCCGGGAGTTCGAACAGTTCTTGCTCGACTGCGGTATCCATCTGCTTGACCTGACGCCCTGTGCCGATGGTCGGTTGGCCCACACCGTGGCCTATGCCCTGCGCATTCCCTTCAGCGCTGTGCGTCGCCGTTCCCACGCTGGCGCCATGTTCGACGTGGAGAACACGGTGAACCGTTGGGTCAAAACCGAGCATCGTCGCTACCGCGAAGGTTCACCCAACCCCTCCACGGAACCGACCCGTTACCTGAAGGCGGTGACCTACCACTTCAGTTCCCTCGATCCCTCCCATCAGGGCTGCGCGGCCCATGGCAGCAATGACGAACTGGCGGCAGCGGCGGGTCATCAACGCTTGCTCGACTTCCGTGAGTCGGTGGAAAACAGCTTCTGCTGCGGTGCCTCCGTTGATCTGCTCCTGATCGGTCTCGATACAGATACCGATGCGATCCGGGTGCACCCCCCAAGCCGTGACAGCGAAATGGTGCTCGACCGTTGGCTCTGCGCCAGGGAACTGCATGCCGCCACGGCATCGATGAGTGCCGATCAAGCCATGGCACAGATTGCTGAAGCCGTTGAGAGCTCGGCTCCTGGCCCCATGGATGCCGGGATGGTGTCGTTCCTGACCCGGTTGCTCGCCAATAACTTCTCCCAGATCGATTACGTGCAGGATCTGCACGGGGGTACCTACCCCGATGCCGGCCATGCAGAGCGTTTCATTGGCGTTGGCATTGGCTTTAAAGAGGTGCATCTGCGCAACCTCACCTATTTCGCCCACCTCGACACCGTCGAGGAGGGCGCCCCTGATCTCGATGTGGGCGTGAAAATTTTCAAGGGTCTGAATGTGTCCCGGGATCTGCCCATTCCGGTTGTGGTGCGTTTCGACTATTCCGGCCGCGTGCCCGGTGCTCGGGAACGGGCCATCGCCGATTGCCAACGGGTGAACCGTGCCATCGCCGATCGCTACGCAGCTCTCGTTGATGAGGGCCTGCTCCACACTTGTCTCACCATTCGCGACCGCAACCAGACGGCTCCGGCCGAGGTCGTCGGTTCCACGCTCGACCCGCAACTTCCGGAGGCTCACTGA
- a CDS encoding NADH-quinone oxidoreductase subunit M — MLLSLLLLIPFLGALALILWPGSPSSARLRDVSIVLLVVQCLASFALLLPFDAADAGLQLVEQARWVHAIGLDYALALDGLSLPLVLMNGVLCLVAAIASRTIENRPRVYFALLLVISGAVNGAFLAQNLLLFFLFYELELIPLWMLIAVWGGANRAYAATKFLIVTAVSGVLILGAFLGIALVTGTMDFSLRPILAGELGMTAQLLLMGALLIGFGIKIPLFPFHTWLPDAHTEASTPVSVLLAGVLLKLGTYGLLRFCLGLFPDAWQVAAPWLAGWAAISVLYGSLAAIAQTDMKRMVAYSSVGHMGYVLLAAAAATPLGLMGALFQMVSHGLISGVLFLVVGVVYAKTGTRDLNVLRGLLNPQRGLPLTGSLMIIGVMASAGIPGMAGFISEFLIFRGSLQPFPLATLLSMVGSGLTAVYFLLLVNRAFFGRLAIAPGEVVNPHILNRVALREQVPAIALSLGVLVLGLAPELLSNLSEAATTGLSLITGDLS, encoded by the coding sequence ATGCTTCTTTCCCTCCTGCTTCTGATTCCCTTCCTCGGGGCTCTGGCTTTGATCCTCTGGCCAGGATCCCCGTCGAGTGCACGCCTGCGCGATGTGTCCATCGTGCTGCTGGTGGTGCAGTGCCTGGCGAGCTTTGCCCTGCTGCTGCCTTTCGATGCCGCCGATGCAGGTTTGCAGTTGGTGGAACAGGCCCGCTGGGTGCATGCCATCGGCCTGGATTACGCCTTGGCGCTGGATGGCCTGTCGTTGCCGCTGGTGTTGATGAACGGGGTTCTCTGCCTGGTGGCGGCCATAGCGTCGCGCACGATCGAAAACCGCCCCCGTGTCTACTTCGCCCTGTTGCTGGTGATTTCCGGAGCGGTGAATGGTGCCTTCCTGGCCCAGAACCTGCTGCTCTTCTTCCTGTTCTACGAACTGGAACTCATCCCCCTCTGGATGCTGATCGCTGTGTGGGGTGGTGCCAACCGGGCCTACGCAGCCACGAAGTTTCTGATCGTCACCGCCGTCTCAGGCGTGCTGATCCTGGGTGCCTTCCTTGGCATTGCCCTGGTCACCGGAACCATGGACTTCAGCCTGCGGCCGATCCTTGCCGGTGAACTGGGCATGACCGCCCAGCTGCTGCTGATGGGTGCTCTGTTGATCGGTTTCGGCATCAAGATCCCCCTCTTCCCCTTCCACACCTGGCTGCCGGATGCCCATACCGAGGCCTCCACACCGGTGTCGGTTCTTCTGGCAGGTGTGCTGCTCAAGCTGGGCACCTACGGCCTGCTGCGTTTCTGCCTTGGTTTGTTCCCCGACGCCTGGCAGGTGGCTGCTCCCTGGCTGGCCGGCTGGGCTGCGATCTCGGTCCTTTACGGATCCCTTGCGGCGATTGCCCAGACCGACATGAAGCGCATGGTGGCCTACAGCTCGGTGGGCCACATGGGCTACGTGCTGCTGGCCGCCGCCGCCGCCACGCCGCTCGGGTTGATGGGAGCCTTGTTCCAGATGGTGAGCCACGGCCTGATCTCCGGGGTGCTGTTCCTTGTGGTGGGTGTCGTTTACGCCAAGACCGGCACCCGCGACCTCAACGTGTTGCGTGGCCTGCTCAACCCCCAGCGCGGCCTGCCGCTCACCGGCTCTCTGATGATCATCGGGGTGATGGCCAGTGCCGGAATTCCCGGCATGGCCGGCTTCATCTCCGAATTCCTGATTTTCCGCGGCAGCCTTCAGCCCTTCCCCCTGGCCACGCTGCTTTCCATGGTGGGATCGGGACTGACGGCGGTGTATTTCCTGCTGTTGGTGAACCGCGCCTTCTTCGGTCGCCTGGCGATCGCCCCCGGCGAGGTGGTGAATCCCCATATCCTCAATCGCGTAGCGCTGCGGGAGCAAGTTCCGGCCATCGCCCTCAGCCTCGGTGTGCTGGTGCTTGGCCTTGCGCCGGAGCTGCTCTCGAACCTCAGTGAGGCGGCCACCACGGGCCTCAGCCTGATCACTGGAGATCTGTCATGA
- a CDS encoding NAD(P)H-quinone oxidoreductase subunit F, whose protein sequence is MTPELSLPIQTAWLIPLYGFIGMLVSLPWACGWFRRDAHRPAAYLNILLTLLAFAHGSLILQEVYQSGPVDLAFPWLSVADLELNISFSLSLTNLVALELITGLSLLSQVYSLGYMDKEWALARFFALLGFFEGAMSGVVLSDSLFQSYFLLEMLTLSTYLLVGFWYAQPLVVTAARDAFLTKRVGDVLLLMGVVALCSYSGVMGFNDLYAWAAQDTLSPLAATLLGLGLVAGPTGKCAQFPMHLWLDEAMEGPNPASILRNSVVVTCGAIVLLKVMPILQLSPIAIGVMLVIGSISAIGGSLVALAQVDIKRTLSYSTTAHMGLVFIAIALQIPVLALLLLFTHAVSKALLSMSIGGVIASTNCQDITELGGLGSRMPATTTAFLVGGAGLVGFLPLGGFLALAQSIELLSVRSVPFMAVFLLTNALTAMGLVRVFRHVFMGNSLIKSRRAAEVNWQMAFPMVALTVIVLITPLLLVRLESLDGLLAFPLWAAALVVGSGLLGLLAGAVLPLSKAWSRSLNPVLRWWQDLLSYDFYTERFYRLTIVNVVAGFSRLASWFDRNVVDGLLNGVARFSLASADSLKLSVSGQSQSYVLTVLLAIVLFLTAVSWFLT, encoded by the coding sequence TTGACCCCGGAGCTTTCGCTTCCCATCCAGACCGCCTGGTTGATCCCGCTCTATGGGTTCATCGGGATGCTGGTTTCCCTGCCCTGGGCCTGTGGTTGGTTCCGCAGAGACGCCCATCGACCGGCGGCCTACCTCAACATCCTGCTCACCCTGCTGGCCTTCGCCCATGGAAGCCTGATCCTGCAGGAGGTGTATCAATCAGGGCCGGTGGATTTGGCCTTCCCCTGGCTCAGCGTGGCTGATCTGGAGCTGAACATCAGCTTCAGCCTGTCGCTCACCAATCTGGTGGCCCTGGAACTGATCACGGGCCTCAGCTTGCTGTCCCAGGTGTATTCCCTGGGCTACATGGACAAGGAATGGGCGTTGGCCCGCTTCTTTGCCCTGCTCGGTTTTTTCGAGGGTGCGATGAGTGGTGTCGTGCTCAGCGACTCCCTGTTCCAGAGCTATTTCCTGCTGGAGATGCTGACGCTCTCCACCTATTTATTGGTGGGTTTCTGGTATGCCCAACCCCTGGTGGTCACAGCAGCCCGGGATGCCTTCCTCACCAAGCGCGTTGGTGATGTGCTGCTGCTGATGGGTGTGGTGGCGCTCTGCAGCTACTCAGGCGTGATGGGATTTAACGACCTTTATGCCTGGGCTGCGCAAGACACTCTCTCTCCCTTGGCGGCGACGCTTTTGGGCTTGGGCCTGGTCGCTGGCCCAACGGGCAAGTGCGCCCAGTTCCCCATGCACCTCTGGCTGGACGAAGCCATGGAGGGCCCCAACCCCGCTTCGATTTTGCGGAACTCGGTGGTGGTGACCTGCGGCGCCATCGTGCTGCTGAAGGTGATGCCCATCCTTCAGCTCTCGCCCATCGCCATCGGCGTAATGCTCGTGATCGGCAGCATTAGTGCGATCGGTGGCTCCTTGGTGGCCCTGGCTCAGGTGGACATCAAACGCACGCTGTCGTATTCCACAACGGCCCACATGGGCCTTGTCTTCATCGCCATTGCGCTGCAGATCCCCGTTCTGGCCTTGTTGCTGCTGTTCACCCATGCCGTGTCCAAGGCGCTGCTGTCGATGAGCATTGGCGGTGTGATTGCCTCCACCAACTGTCAGGACATCACCGAGCTGGGGGGATTGGGGAGCCGCATGCCGGCCACCACCACTGCGTTTCTTGTGGGTGGTGCAGGTCTCGTGGGCTTCCTGCCCCTGGGTGGCTTCCTGGCCCTGGCCCAGTCGATTGAACTGCTGAGCGTGCGCTCGGTGCCGTTCATGGCGGTCTTCCTTCTCACCAACGCACTCACCGCCATGGGTCTGGTGAGGGTGTTCCGCCATGTGTTCATGGGGAATTCCCTGATCAAGTCCCGCAGGGCTGCCGAGGTGAACTGGCAGATGGCGTTTCCGATGGTGGCGCTCACCGTGATTGTGCTGATCACGCCGCTGCTGCTGGTGCGGCTTGAGTCGCTCGATGGTTTGTTGGCCTTCCCCCTCTGGGCAGCTGCTCTGGTGGTGGGAAGTGGCCTTCTGGGCCTGCTGGCTGGCGCCGTTCTCCCCCTGAGCAAGGCCTGGTCCCGCTCCCTGAACCCTGTGCTGCGCTGGTGGCAGGACCTGCTGTCTTACGACTTTTACACCGAGCGCTTCTATCGCCTCACCATCGTCAACGTGGTGGCTGGTTTCTCTCGCCTGGCCTCCTGGTTCGACCGCAACGTGGTGGATGGTCTTCTCAATGGGGTGGCGCGCTTCTCCCTGGCTAGTGCCGACAGCCTCAAGCTCAGCGTCAGCGGCCAGAGCCAGTCGTACGTGCTGACGGTGCTTCTAGCCATTGTTCTTTTCCTCACCGCGGTGAGCTGGTTCCTCACCTGA
- a CDS encoding carboxysome peptide A encodes MLIVKVVKPLVSTNRIPDFEHKHLQVVLDGSTKKVAVDAVGAKPGDWVICVSSSAAREAAGSKSYPSDLTIVGIIDHWEPDPPKTSAPSPSPSPSKPAGGKAS; translated from the coding sequence ATGCTCATCGTCAAGGTCGTCAAGCCGCTCGTTTCCACCAACCGGATCCCCGATTTCGAGCACAAGCACCTCCAGGTGGTTCTGGATGGCAGCACCAAGAAGGTGGCCGTCGATGCGGTGGGTGCGAAACCTGGTGACTGGGTGATCTGCGTCAGCAGCTCGGCCGCCCGTGAAGCCGCCGGCAGCAAGTCGTATCCCAGTGACCTCACCATCGTGGGGATCATTGACCACTGGGAACCCGACCCCCCGAAGACCTCCGCTCCCTCCCCATCCCCCAGCCCCAGTAAACCCGCGGGAGGCAAGGCCAGCTGA
- a CDS encoding chloride channel protein, which translates to MTRLRLSLMALLTGALSGAGIAVVMGWIDGLSQLLWGDPVLEGLARGLPLGWSLLICGGSGLILSLLHRPGPHTLLPELRDTLSDLRDPDHAQKRDEARGLLGAALAQIGGGCIGPEALMSRIAALISQRIWRGRDQKLQEATVAGSLALFGAPLLGGAVVGEASHPKNRRQTFLDRWFPGSLGGVAGFAAFHGIGAASGGSLQRLPYIWPSNLGEDLGTLSAGLLGGVVGCGLGWLLLQWQGWLEQRQLLARWPWWPLLTGLLLGACMHWLPLVPFAREDQLRPLLEGQNSTEAWLLLLSAIVKLLMLGLCLETGWRGGVFFPLFLVACALGMGLHLLLPDLGSLGSWCGALTGALYRFVLPAPLAVLVLGIALLQGHGTAGLLVGLAMAQLIRGRAVLDGGPPLRP; encoded by the coding sequence GTGACTCGCCTTCGCCTCAGCCTGATGGCCCTGCTCACCGGTGCTTTAAGTGGGGCCGGTATTGCTGTGGTGATGGGTTGGATCGACGGCTTGAGCCAGCTGCTCTGGGGAGATCCGGTGCTCGAGGGCTTGGCTCGTGGCCTTCCCCTGGGCTGGTCGCTGTTGATCTGCGGCGGCAGCGGCTTGATTCTTTCTCTGCTGCATCGCCCCGGCCCCCACACCTTGTTGCCTGAGCTGCGGGACACCCTGAGTGATCTGCGTGATCCCGACCACGCTCAGAAACGCGATGAAGCTCGCGGCCTTCTCGGCGCAGCACTGGCCCAGATCGGGGGAGGATGCATCGGGCCTGAGGCCCTGATGAGCCGCATAGCCGCCCTCATCAGCCAAAGAATTTGGCGTGGTCGTGACCAGAAGCTGCAGGAGGCAACGGTGGCAGGGAGCCTCGCCTTGTTCGGAGCTCCACTGCTGGGGGGTGCTGTTGTTGGCGAAGCCTCTCACCCAAAAAACCGGAGGCAGACCTTCCTCGACCGCTGGTTTCCCGGCAGCCTCGGCGGTGTGGCCGGGTTTGCCGCCTTCCACGGCATCGGTGCTGCCAGCGGGGGATCGCTGCAACGACTTCCCTACATCTGGCCCAGCAACCTGGGGGAAGATCTCGGCACCCTCAGCGCAGGTTTGTTGGGGGGAGTGGTCGGTTGTGGCCTGGGTTGGCTGTTGCTGCAATGGCAAGGCTGGCTGGAGCAGCGCCAACTCCTGGCCCGATGGCCCTGGTGGCCGCTGCTGACTGGCCTGCTTTTGGGAGCCTGCATGCACTGGTTGCCGTTGGTTCCCTTCGCTAGGGAAGACCAGCTGAGGCCCCTGCTGGAAGGCCAGAACTCAACTGAGGCCTGGCTGCTGCTTCTCTCGGCGATCGTGAAACTGCTGATGCTCGGCCTTTGCCTGGAAACCGGCTGGCGCGGAGGGGTGTTCTTCCCCTTGTTCCTGGTGGCCTGCGCACTTGGAATGGGACTTCACCTGCTGCTGCCGGATCTCGGAAGCCTGGGCAGTTGGTGCGGCGCCCTCACGGGTGCGTTGTACCGCTTCGTGCTGCCTGCTCCCTTGGCGGTTCTCGTGCTCGGGATTGCCCTCCTGCAGGGCCATGGCACAGCCGGCCTGCTGGTGGGCCTCGCCATGGCGCAGCTGATCAGGGGCCGTGCTGTTCTGGATGGTGGCCCTCCACTTCGCCCTTGA
- the cbbX gene encoding CbbX protein, which produces MPSSVDLASAYAESGVAEVLDQLDRELIGLAPVKTRIREIAALLLVDQARQQLELPSTAPSLHMSFTGHPGTGKTTVAQRMSQILHRLGYLRKGHVVTATRDDLVGQYVGHTAPKTKEMLKRAQGGVLFIDEAYYLYKPDNERDYGAEAIEILLQEMESRHSDVVVIFAGYRDRMETFYSSNPGLSSRVAHHLDFPDYSDDELMAIAGLLLEAQHYQFSAEAEAAFSDYVSRRRQLPFFANARSVRNALDRARLRQANRLFSRMGEALTKQDLTTIEEADIRASRVFKGEVEGHHPEQHGP; this is translated from the coding sequence ATGCCCTCCTCAGTTGATTTGGCTTCGGCCTACGCCGAATCAGGTGTGGCTGAGGTATTGGACCAACTGGACCGTGAACTGATCGGCCTTGCGCCGGTGAAGACGCGGATCCGAGAGATTGCTGCGCTGCTGCTGGTGGATCAGGCGCGGCAGCAACTGGAGTTGCCCAGCACGGCGCCCAGTTTGCACATGTCGTTCACCGGCCATCCCGGCACCGGCAAGACCACCGTGGCGCAGCGGATGTCTCAAATCCTGCATCGCCTGGGTTACCTCCGAAAAGGCCACGTGGTGACGGCCACCCGCGACGATCTTGTGGGTCAGTACGTGGGTCACACCGCCCCAAAAACAAAGGAAATGCTCAAGCGCGCCCAGGGTGGCGTGCTGTTCATCGATGAGGCCTATTACCTCTACAAGCCAGACAACGAACGCGATTACGGCGCCGAAGCGATTGAGATTCTCCTGCAGGAGATGGAGAGCCGGCACAGCGACGTTGTGGTGATCTTTGCGGGCTACAGAGATCGGATGGAGACCTTCTACAGCTCCAATCCAGGCTTGTCCTCAAGAGTGGCGCACCATCTCGATTTCCCCGATTACAGCGACGACGAGTTGATGGCGATTGCAGGCCTGCTCCTCGAGGCCCAGCACTACCAGTTCAGTGCCGAGGCTGAGGCGGCTTTCTCCGACTACGTCTCACGCCGGCGTCAGCTGCCTTTCTTCGCCAATGCGCGCTCGGTTCGTAATGCCCTGGACCGGGCCCGTCTGCGCCAGGCAAACCGGTTGTTTTCGCGGATGGGTGAAGCCCTCACCAAGCAGGATCTCACCACGATTGAGGAGGCCGATATCCGGGCCAGCCGTGTGTTCAAGGGCGAAGTGGAGGGCCACCATCCAGAACAGCACGGCCCCTGA
- a CDS encoding CO2 hydration protein — MTPTTASPVQPPVLPDQEELIRRLLSDTPLLKDTPDHLLQVVNVLESYGLVLDAYSKNLVDQGEQQMLNPFPVFRFFHEGFNLKRLWTHLMGDRINFEYAEYCQKAMFWHGTGGLDAYLDTPEFAEACQRIIKRKSARDPLLALNNRLYPDFAPEAIRSLTTIYCLGLFWRVMSDIFVDLARRYAIKEVTCVNDVVHHIRDGLVAAAGSPIEYKVTIGGEEIWVLPPEAGLTFLVDVAVPYVEAVFFRGMPFLGTVSYNAQARQISPDISDFKYGALYADPIPSMGAGIPPSLCMQDMYRHLPEELSLWYEDNGRGQTDVHVQICVSFQKSMFCVTNAAIAGTMPHPLDTDDPEQKAANRAYAEAWSGRLMGCQRVALL; from the coding sequence ATGACCCCGACAACCGCATCCCCCGTTCAACCTCCGGTGCTTCCCGATCAGGAGGAGTTGATCCGTCGTTTGCTCAGCGACACGCCGCTGCTCAAGGACACCCCCGACCATCTGCTGCAGGTGGTGAACGTGCTCGAGAGCTATGGCCTGGTTCTCGATGCCTACAGCAAGAACCTGGTGGATCAGGGCGAGCAGCAGATGCTCAATCCCTTCCCGGTGTTCCGCTTTTTCCACGAGGGGTTCAACCTCAAGCGCCTCTGGACCCATCTGATGGGGGATCGGATCAACTTCGAGTACGCCGAGTACTGCCAGAAGGCGATGTTCTGGCATGGCACCGGCGGGCTGGATGCCTACCTCGATACGCCTGAATTCGCCGAGGCTTGCCAGCGGATCATCAAGCGCAAGTCGGCGCGCGACCCCCTGCTGGCCCTGAACAACCGCCTCTATCCAGACTTCGCCCCGGAGGCCATCCGTTCGCTCACCACGATCTACTGCCTCGGTCTGTTCTGGCGGGTGATGAGCGACATCTTTGTCGACCTGGCCCGCCGTTATGCGATTAAAGAAGTCACCTGCGTCAACGATGTGGTGCATCACATCCGTGATGGCTTGGTGGCGGCGGCTGGAAGCCCGATTGAATACAAGGTGACGATTGGTGGCGAAGAGATCTGGGTCCTCCCCCCCGAGGCGGGTCTCACCTTCCTCGTGGATGTGGCGGTGCCCTACGTGGAAGCCGTGTTCTTCCGCGGCATGCCCTTCCTCGGAACGGTGTCCTACAACGCCCAAGCCCGCCAGATCTCGCCGGACATCAGTGATTTCAAGTACGGCGCCCTATACGCCGATCCAATTCCCAGCATGGGTGCGGGCATTCCCCCCAGCCTCTGCATGCAGGACATGTACCGCCACCTGCCCGAGGAACTGAGTCTCTGGTATGAAGACAACGGTCGTGGGCAGACGGATGTGCACGTGCAGATCTGCGTCAGCTTCCAGAAGTCGATGTTCTGCGTCACCAATGCCGCCATCGCCGGCACGATGCCGCATCCGCTGGACACCGATGACCCTGAGCAGAAGGCCGCCAATCGGGCCTATGCCGAGGCCTGGTCTGGGCGCTTGATGGGCTGTCAGCGGGTGGCGCTCCTCTAG
- a CDS encoding carboxysome peptide B, with product MEIMQVMGTLVCSYRVAGLDHMHLRILKNNKGKKLVAVDPVGAREGNWVFTASGSAARHACPDNTVLTDLTIGGIIDFWNPDG from the coding sequence ATGGAGATCATGCAGGTGATGGGAACGCTGGTCTGCTCCTACCGGGTTGCCGGTCTGGATCACATGCACCTGCGCATTCTCAAGAACAACAAGGGCAAGAAGCTGGTGGCCGTTGACCCCGTGGGTGCCCGCGAGGGCAACTGGGTTTTCACCGCCAGCGGTTCGGCTGCCCGGCATGCCTGCCCTGACAACACCGTTCTCACCGATCTCACCATCGGTGGCATCATCGATTTCTGGAATCCGGACGGATAG
- a CDS encoding 4a-hydroxytetrahydrobiopterin dehydratase, with protein sequence MNQWQERKRPVCLECRFEFESYDATRDFLDKLGEHSEATQRFPDISFGRTYVNITIRPEDDGAEAQLSEADRAFAAEIDALLS encoded by the coding sequence ATGAATCAGTGGCAGGAGCGGAAACGACCCGTATGCCTCGAGTGTCGTTTCGAGTTTGAGAGCTACGACGCCACCAGGGATTTTCTCGACAAGCTCGGCGAGCACAGCGAGGCGACCCAGCGCTTTCCAGACATAAGCTTTGGGCGCACCTACGTGAACATCACGATCCGGCCGGAAGATGACGGCGCCGAGGCTCAGTTGAGCGAAGCGGATCGGGCCTTTGCCGCAGAGATCGATGCCCTCCTCAGTTGA
- a CDS encoding BMC domain-containing protein yields MATPSPTPRRRTTRSTAAANKTVDVKPVASTPAAASTPAKAAPAPTTRRASTTTRRSSASNTGSGGGSAVTKPAATPSPVVPGVALGMIETRGMVPAIEAADAMTKAAEVSLICREYVGGGYVTVMVRGETGAVNAAVRAGADACERVGDGLVAAHIIARPHKEVEPVLAGSGAARRS; encoded by the coding sequence ATGGCCACTCCTTCCCCCACCCCCCGTCGTCGCACCACCCGCAGCACCGCCGCGGCGAACAAGACCGTGGATGTGAAGCCTGTGGCCAGCACCCCTGCCGCCGCTTCGACTCCCGCCAAGGCTGCTCCTGCTCCCACCACCCGTCGTGCCTCCACCACAACGCGTCGCAGCAGCGCTTCCAATACCGGATCCGGCGGCGGATCAGCCGTGACCAAGCCCGCTGCCACCCCTTCCCCCGTCGTTCCCGGTGTGGCGCTGGGCATGATCGAAACCCGTGGCATGGTTCCTGCCATTGAGGCAGCCGATGCGATGACCAAGGCTGCTGAAGTGAGCCTGATCTGCCGAGAGTATGTGGGTGGTGGCTACGTCACGGTGATGGTGCGTGGCGAAACCGGTGCGGTGAATGCAGCTGTTCGTGCCGGTGCCGATGCTTGCGAGCGCGTGGGTGACGGCCTCGTGGCTGCTCACATCATTGCCCGACCTCATAAAGAGGTGGAGCCGGTGTTGGCCGGCAGTGGTGCAGCTCGCCGCAGCTGA